The Anomaloglossus baeobatrachus isolate aAnoBae1 chromosome 5, aAnoBae1.hap1, whole genome shotgun sequence genome includes the window GTCCTTTTTCTGTTTAGGTAGAAGTAGATGAAAGCAGAGACTTCTACAATGAAGTCATGGAAAACAAGACTCTCGCATCACTGGGTAAGAAGATCTTTTCTGTGTATTTTAGGTGAACCTCAAAACTGCTCTCATTAAAATTGTCATAACACGTATTCACTCACTGTGTGTGGGTGTCCTATAGATGGATGCAGTAAAAGAAAGCCACCAGAGAGCTGTCCAAGTCCTTCTTACTCACAAGATTGCTTAGTGGAAAACAACAATGTGCTGAAGCATCAGGTAGACTGAATCTAGACTTCTATACATCTTATATGGATTAATGCAAGAATGCTTTACACTAAACTTCTCAATGGCGTATGATTTATTCCACATGTAGAATCGGGGTGAAGATCTGACCAATATTAAAGTTGAAGTTATAGCAGCAGAAGAAGAGATGTGTGTGAGGAATGGCCATCAGTGTAAGGAGGAAGAAAGTCCTGTAGACATTTGCCGAGGTGAGAAATAACCTCCCGATACAGAAATGAGACCATGTCACTGAAAGCAAATACTGTGCTTTCTTTTACTTCATTGCTAGCCACAGTAGACTTTCTAATGCTTTCCCATGTGCTGATGTGTTTTGCCCATTCTGCATGCTGTGAGTGTGGAGTTTCTCTGCAGGTAAACACTTAAAAAGGTTGGCCGCTACTTTTCAAGTTCCTCCCATGTGAACTAACTGTCATAGATGAGCATTTAACCAAATACAGTGCTTTCCCAAAACGTTCTATAACCTGAGCTATGTTCCTGGTCACATGATCTCTAGCTGAGACGCCTCTGACTTCCTGTGATGTCGCGTCAATTGTTCCCTGGATGTGGAAACTGGCGGCTGGGTGTGTCTTCATTCAGCAGGACTACCCAGTGCATGCTGCTGCAGGCACAGCTCTTCCTGAAGACACAGCTTTCCATATATATTTCCACACACACCGCGCTATAACACATGTACACACATCCTGTATTGtacctgtgtgtgtctctctcccccctcctctctccttctGCATCTAAACCACTGCAACATTCTCCTAAACATTTGTAATGAGTGCAGTGAGGTATATATTAGTCAGGATAGGTATTAGAGATATCCACCCTGCCCTGATTTCTGCCTTCAGGGCAGCTTGTAATAAAAATGTGGAAACCGTACATAAGCTTTTTGCTAGGTTTGatgtataatatacagtgccttgaaaatgtGTTCATACCCCGCGACCTTATCCACATTCTCTCACATTACACCaacaaacctaaatgtattttattgggattttatatgctataccaacacaaagtatgaagtatttgtgaagtgtaaagaaaatgatacatggtttactaaaaattttaaaaaagtaaATCTGAAAATTTTGACATGCATTGATCAGTACTCTGATACTCCTAAATTAACTCCTGAGTGGCTGATTGTCTCCAGAACTCACCTAATTAGTACATTGCATCCATCTGTATGTAATGTATTCCCAGTATAATTACAACTATTttatgaaggcctcagaggtttggagAACATTATGGATCAAATAGCATTATGAAAACCAAGGTACACACCATAAAGGTCAGGGATAaaattgtggagaagagtaaaaaaTAGCTGAAGCTCTGAACATGtcacggagcactgttcaatccatcatcctaaAATGGAAGGtggatggcacaactgcaaacctaccaagacatggccgtccacataaactgacatcccaagcaaggagagcactaagtaGAGGAGCAGCCAAGatacccatggtcactctggaggagctacaGAGATCCACAGATCAGGtgagagaatctgtccacaagGCAACTATTAGTCGTATACGCCACAAATCTGGCCataatggaaaagtgacaagttgaAAGCAAGCCGTAAGAAGTgttgtttgcagtttgcaaaaagccatgtagaggACACAGCTAGCATATGGGAGAATGATCTCATTTGACCCGAGCACTAACTAAAACTTTTTGgactaaatgcaaaacgctatatGTGGCattaaactaacactgcacatcaccctgaaaacaaaaTCCCCAacataaaacatggtggtggcattaTCATGCTGTAGGGAAGATGGTCAGAGCTCATggactaaatacagggcaatcctgatgGAAAACCTCTTATATGCTGCGAGACTTAAAGCTGTGGCATAGgttaccttccagcaggacaacgaccctaaacatactgccagagctacaaatgtatggtttagatcaaagcatattcatgtgtgtgaatggcccagtcactgtCCAGACCTAAACCTCATTGAGAATTTGTGGCAAGACTTGagaattactgttcacaggcgctcTATAACTAATCTCATTGAACTAAAGCTATTCTGCAAGGAAGAATCGGCAAAATTTTCTACATGTACAAAGCtgttagagacataccccaaaagacttgcagcaataattgcagtgaaaggtggtcctacaacagTATTGGCTCAGGGGTGATGAATACAAATGTACAatacaattttcaaatttatacaTTTGGAATATTTAGAAAACCGTGTTttgtttcctttacacttcacaaacacttgcacactagtgttggtatatcacataaaatcccattaAAACATTTAGGTTTGTCGGTGTAACGTGAGAGAATGTGGAAATGTtcactgggtatgaatactttttcaaggcactgtactttTTTGAAAGCCAATAGAGTACAAAATATGTTCTTTTTTTATGCAGATACCCAATACAAGAGCTCAAAGAGTCATCATTTTTTAATGCCAAGCTCTAAAATAGAAGATAGAAAAATGATACAAGATTTTCAAAAGGATCAACCTTTTAGCCAAGATTTATTCCAAGGACTTCCTACATCAAATATACTTCCTGAACTCTTGGATCATGAAAACCCTCCTGACACATCACATATTTTTGCACCAAGTACTGATAATAGAGGATATAAAATCTTTCAGTGCtttgaatgtgggaaatcttttgctAAGAAATCCGTACTTGtagaacatcagagaattcacacaggggagaaaccattttcatgttcagaatgtggaaaatgctttACCCAGAGATCAAATCTTGCCCAGCATCAGAGAATTCACAGAGGGGAGAATCCGTTTATGTGTTtgcaatgtgggaaatgtttttctaaaaACTCAAATCTTCACAGACACCAGAGGATTCACAGAGGTGAGAAGCCATTTGCATGTTCTgactgtggaaaatgttttacaagtAAAAGTCAGCTTGAGGTACATaacagaattcacacaggagagaagccatttaaaTGTATggattgtggaaaatgttttatccagAAGTCAGATCTGGTTAGACATCAGAAGGTTCATTCAGATTCAAGAATCACCTTGATACCTCAATTTGGAGTCTTTGAAGGAGTTTCTATTGGTCTCCCACAGCCCCGAATTATAGCTACTTAGAGTTCACAATGATGAGTGGCTTGTTGAATGGAACCATATGTCCTTTCAAAAGGATGAAGCAAAAATTGTCCCCTTGAATTACACAATCCACAGTATGCGACAATCTATGAATTTTCTGTGACCTTTAAACCCTAACGGACCTATAAGAGAACTAGATGTGTGTACTTCACAACTATCCCAGTTACTGATCTGTAATTGAACATTTGAGCTATATTTATGATACTTTCTATAATATAAGTATTTTTGCCCTTTTATCTACAAGAGCTTTCATTTAAACCATtttccatatacagttaggtccaggaatatttggacagtgacacaagttttgttattttagctgtttacaaaaacatgttcagaaatacaattatatatataatatgggctgaaagtgcacactcccagctgcaatatgagagtttacacatccaaatcggagaaagggtttaggaatcatagctctgtaatgcatagcctcctctttttcaagggaccaaaagtaattggacaagggactctaagggctgcaattaactctgaaggcgtctccctcgttaacctgtaatcaatgaagtagttaaaaggtctggggttgattacaggtgtgtggttttgcatttggaagctgttgctgtgaccagacaacatgcggtctaaggaactctcaattgaggtgaagcagaacatcctgaggctgaaaaaaaagaaaaaatccatcagagagatagcagacatgcttggagtagcaaaatcaacagtcgggtacattctgagaaaaaaggaattgactggtgagcttgggaactcaaaaaggcctgggcgtccacggatgacaacagtggtggatgatcgccgcatactttctttggtgaagaagaacccgttcacaacatcaactgaagtccagaacactctcagtgaagtaggtgtatctttccctaagtcaacagtaaagagaagactccatgaaagtaaatacaaagggttcacatctagatgcaaaccattcatcaattccaaaaatagacaggccagagttaaatttgctgaaaaacacctcatgaagccag containing:
- the LOC142311133 gene encoding uncharacterized protein LOC142311133, translating into MEKDRENITNKILNLTLEIISLLTGEDYTVVKKTSDKYMIPCNHPHISEGWRMIQSSQNEQKVLELTQKIIAVLTGEVEVDESRDFYNEVMENKTLASLDGCSKRKPPESCPSPSYSQDCLVENNNVLKHQNRGEDLTNIKVEVIAAEEEMCVRNGHQCKEEESPVDICRDTQYKSSKSHHFLMPSSKIEDRKMIQDFQKDQPFSQDLFQGLPTSNILPELLDHENPPDTSHIFAPSTDNRGYKIFQCFECGKSFAKKSVLVEHQRIHTGEKPFSCSECGKCFTQRSNLAQHQRIHRGENPFMCLQCGKCFSKNSNLHRHQRIHRGEKPFACSDCGKCFTSKSQLEVHNRIHTGEKPFKCMDCGKCFIQKSDLVRHQKVHSDSRITLIPQFGVFEGVSIGLPQPRIIAT